Below is a window of Christensenella minuta DNA.
CTGGTTACAAAATATGGACACCCACGCCAAACGAACGGAACGTGTGATGGGTTCCAAAAATCTGAATATGATGATGAGCCGTACAGCGTGTGTGTGGACTGCCCGTTGCACTACATAAATGTCGAAGAGCGGGAAGCGCAGGAGCAGGGGGAAGAATAGATGACCAATAAAACAAAGCAAACGATCCTGATTATCATATTATGCGTCCTAGTATTTATGCTGATACTCACAATCAATGCGATGCATGCCTCTGCCGCCTCCCTGGACACGGCGGAAGTCACGGAGCTGCGGATCGCTACAACGGACTGCGCTTATACCATGCGGCCGATGGGCGAGTTGGCAGAAGAGGTCAAGGCAGGCGATACCGTCTATGTGATCAGCACGATGGAATACGAGGGCTGCGCGGGTATGACGGAATACGTCTTATGCAACACAGATAACGGCCTGCGGTGGCTGTGGGGCGGGTTTACGGGGTATCAGGCGGCGGCAAGTACATCCGATTCCACTGGCGGGGATATCAAGACGGTCACGGCGTACTGCTCGGCCTGCGATTCAACAGGTATCACAGCAAGCGGAAAACCTCTTGCATGGGGCAGGGTGGCAAGCAATGATTACCCGATAGGGACAAGGCTTTACATCGACGGCTACGGGGAGTGCGTGGTTGAAGATCGTATGAGGGACAACGGCAAGGTAGATGTGTACTTAGGAGACCGCGATGTATGTTCTTGCGGAAGCGAGTGGGGCAGGCGGCAGATCGCGGTCGAGGTGATGGGGTAAAGGGGACGGAATAATGAACGCAATACTGAAATATCCGGGAGGAAAATGGAAGCTGGCAGAGTGGATCACGTCATTTTTCCCGGAGCATAAAGTATATCTGGAACCATAC
It encodes the following:
- a CDS encoding 3D domain-containing protein — encoded protein: MTNKTKQTILIIILCVLVFMLILTINAMHASAASLDTAEVTELRIATTDCAYTMRPMGELAEEVKAGDTVYVISTMEYEGCAGMTEYVLCNTDNGLRWLWGGFTGYQAAASTSDSTGGDIKTVTAYCSACDSTGITASGKPLAWGRVASNDYPIGTRLYIDGYGECVVEDRMRDNGKVDVYLGDRDVCSCGSEWGRRQIAVEVMG